The window CGCCGTGTTACCCGGAGATGACGTCGCGTGTTTCGCGCGTCGAACGTTCTCCTCACAAATCGATAACGCGCCTTCGGCCTCACCCCGCAGCGCGGGTCGTACTAGGCTGAGCCTCGTCCTTTCCGCCTCCCGCGGCCCGACCGCGCAAGGAGAATCACCGTGTCTGCCACCGAGCCCTCGAAGCCGACCCCGCCCATCCCCGCACCGCCCGCCGTGCCCATGCCCCGGAAGGCCCCGACGCCCGCCGCGGTCGCGCCCGCCGCACCGGCGACGCCCGCGCCCTCCGCCTCGGCGCTCGAATGGGGTCGCGTCTCCGACGATGGCACGGTCGAGGTCCGCGAGGGCGAGTCGTGGCGGGTGGTCGGCCAGTATCCCGACGGCACCCCGGAAGAGGCCCTCGCCTACTTCGTGCGCAAGTACGACGACATCGCCTTCAAGGTGCACGCGCTCGAGCAGCGCCATCAGGCCGGCGGCGCCTCGGCGAGCGACCTCGCGAAGCAGGCCTCGCACCTCATCGCCGAGGCGACGGATGCCGCAGCGGTCGGCGACCTCGCGGGCCTGCGCGACCGGCTGAACGCCCTGACCGCCTCGCTCTCGGAGGCGACGGAGCAGGAGGCTCAGCAGGCCAGGGCGCTCGTGGAGCAGGCGGTCGCGGAGCGCACGGCCCTGGTGGAGCGCGCCGAGGCCATCGCCGCCCGCGACCTCAGCAAGGTGCAGTGGAAGCAGGTCACGGCCGAGCTCAACGAGCTGTTCGAGTCGTGGCAGGCACAGCAGCAGAACGGTCCGCGCCTGTCGAAGAGCGTGTCGCAGCAGCTCTGGAAGCGGTTCCGTGACGCCCGCTCGGTGGTCGACAAGCACCGGCGCGCCTTCTACTCCGAGCTCGACGAGACGCACAAGGCCGCACGCGACGCCAAGTCGCGGCTGGTCGAGCGCGCCGAGGCGCTCGCTCCCCGCGGCGTCGACGGCATCCCCGCGTACCGCACCCTGCTCGACGAGTGGAAGGCCGCCGGCCGTGCCGGGCGCAAGGCCGACGACGCGCTCTGGGCGCGGTTCAAGGCGGCCGGCGATGCGCTGTACGCCGCGCGGGCTGAGCAGACCGCCGCGGAAGAGGCAGACTCCGCGCCCCGGATCGAGGCACGGCAGGCTCTTCTGGAGCAGGCGAAGGCCGTGGCCGACGAGTCGAACATCAAGCGTGCGCGGGCACTGCTCACCCGCATCCAGCGCGAGTGGGACGAGGTGGGCCGCATCTTCCCGCGCGAGAAGGAGCGCGCTCTCGACGACAAGCTCCGGGTGATCGAGCAGGCGCTCAAGGCCCGCGAGGACGTCGACTGGAAGAAGAACAACCCCGAGACCAAGGCGCGCGCGAACGACATGAGCTCGCAGCTGCACGAGGCCATCGAGAAGCTCGAGGCCGAGCTGGCCGCCGCGGAGAAGTCGGGCGACACCAAGGCCGCCAAGACCGCGGCTGACGCGCTCGAAGCCCGCCGCGCCTGGCTCAACGCCCTGGGCGGCTGACGCTATCCACAACCCGCGACGACCGCCACAGGAGCGGGATGCGCTGCGCCACACTGGCGTGATGCATCCCGCTCTTCTGTATCTGCCCGGCGCACGGCTGAGTCTGCCGGAGCTCGCCGCCGCTCGACTCGACGGCCACGTCGTCGACCTCGGCGAGGCGTACATCCCGGCCGACCTCATCGAGGGTGCGGACGTGCGTGCCGCGTCGATCGGGCCTCTCGTGCAGGACGGCGCCGCGGCCTGCGGCCCGACCGCCGCATGGATCCACGGCGCCGGAGACGCACCGCCGCCCGTGCATCACGTGAAGCGGTGCGTCGAGCGTCGCGTGCGCCCGCGTACGAGTGCCCGCCTGGTCTTCCACGACACCGTGCTCGCCGCCGCGGACGTCGTCGTGATCGGTGGCGTCGCCGTGTCGACGCCCGCGCGGACGATGGTCGACCTGGCGACGAGCCTGCATCGCGACCCCCGCGTGCTTCCCTGGATGGATGCCCTCGCCGTCGCCTGCCCGGCGGTGACCGCACAAGCCCTCGTCGAGCTGCGCGGGACCAGCCGTGTGCCGGGGAGCCGCGTCGGCATCGCCGCCCTCGAGCGGGTCGCGCTCAGGACGAGGTGACGCGGTAGACGTCGTACACCGCGTCGATGCGCCGCACGGCGTTCA of the Microbacterium sufflavum genome contains:
- a CDS encoding type IV toxin-antitoxin system AbiEi family antitoxin; this encodes MHPALLYLPGARLSLPELAAARLDGHVVDLGEAYIPADLIEGADVRAASIGPLVQDGAAACGPTAAWIHGAGDAPPPVHHVKRCVERRVRPRTSARLVFHDTVLAAADVVVIGGVAVSTPARTMVDLATSLHRDPRVLPWMDALAVACPAVTAQALVELRGTSRVPGSRVGIAALERVALRTR
- a CDS encoding DUF349 domain-containing protein, whose translation is MSATEPSKPTPPIPAPPAVPMPRKAPTPAAVAPAAPATPAPSASALEWGRVSDDGTVEVREGESWRVVGQYPDGTPEEALAYFVRKYDDIAFKVHALEQRHQAGGASASDLAKQASHLIAEATDAAAVGDLAGLRDRLNALTASLSEATEQEAQQARALVEQAVAERTALVERAEAIAARDLSKVQWKQVTAELNELFESWQAQQQNGPRLSKSVSQQLWKRFRDARSVVDKHRRAFYSELDETHKAARDAKSRLVERAEALAPRGVDGIPAYRTLLDEWKAAGRAGRKADDALWARFKAAGDALYAARAEQTAAEEADSAPRIEARQALLEQAKAVADESNIKRARALLTRIQREWDEVGRIFPREKERALDDKLRVIEQALKAREDVDWKKNNPETKARANDMSSQLHEAIEKLEAELAAAEKSGDTKAAKTAADALEARRAWLNALGG